A region of Drosophila teissieri strain GT53w unplaced genomic scaffold, Prin_Dtei_1.1 Segkk7_quiver_pilon_scaf, whole genome shotgun sequence DNA encodes the following proteins:
- the LOC122625786 gene encoding uncharacterized protein LOC122625786 yields MLIRQTQRADYPEEYNILQSKGQLPSSSCILNLNPFLDADGIMRSCGRLTASDSLSYDERHPILLAYHFKLAELLVTFTHRISIHGGNQLMVRLIRTRYWIPKLRNLIKRVTTTCKVCVIHRKKVQSQLMGKLPQSRATYSRPFTHTGLAFAGSFDVKSYSGRACRITKGYVCVFVCISTKAIHLEATSDLTTEKFLGAFSRFAARRGCPLHLYSDNGKTFVGAEKALTEDFIAAVKEKVTSSFSHQSLSWHFNPPGAPHMGGLWEAGVKSFKTHFYKTTGNFKYTLEELSTLLCRIEACLNSRPISAMSEDPSDILAHVTCH; encoded by the coding sequence ATGCTTATTAGGCAAACTCAACGGGCCGACTATCCAGAGGAATACAACATCCTGCAATCCAAAGGACAGCTTCCCTCGTCCAGTTGTATCCTCAACCTTAATCCGTTCCTGGATGCTGACGGCATCATGAGGTCATGCGGTCGTTTGACTGCATCTGACTCGTTATCCTACGACGAACGTCATCCTATCCTTTTGGCGTACCATTTCAAACTAGCAGAGCTTCTGGTCACATTTACTCACCGTATCTCCATACACGGGGGAAACCAGCTTATGGTTCGTCTCATCCGGACGAGATACTGGATTCCGAAGCTGCGGAACCTGATCAAACGTGTGACCACGACCTGCAAGGTGTGTGTCATTCACCGGAAGAAGGTGCAGTCCCAGCTAATGGGTAAACTACCTCAGTCCAGAGCGACCTATTCGCGACCCTTTACACACACAGGACTCGCCTTCGCGGGATCGTTTGATGTCAAAAGCTATTCAGGTCGTGCCTGTCGAATCACGAAGGGCTATGTCTGCGTCTTCGTGTGCATCAGTACGAAGGCCATCCATTTGGAAGCCACTTCGGACTTGACCACGGAGAAATTCCTCGGAGCCTTCTCAAGGTTCGCGGCCAGAAGAGGGTGCCCTCTCCATCTTTACTCGGACAACGGAAAGACTTTTGTGGGTGCGGAGAAGGCCCTCACAGAAGATTTCATCGCTGCGGTTAAGGAAAAGGTTACCTCGTCATTTAGTCACCAGAGCCTATCCTGGCATTTCAACCCTCCAGGCGCCccccatatgggaggcctGTGGGAAGCAGGAGTCAAGAGTTTCAAGACTCACTTCTACAAGACGACAGGTAACTTTAAGTATACCCTTGAAGAGTTATCCACTCTACTGTGTCGGATCGAGGCATGCCTCAACTCCAGACCAATTTCGGCGATGTCAGAAGATCCGTCGGATATCCTCGCTCATGTCACATGTCACTAG